One window from the genome of Chiroxiphia lanceolata isolate bChiLan1 chromosome 15, bChiLan1.pri, whole genome shotgun sequence encodes:
- the LOC116794241 gene encoding protocadherin alpha-13-like: MGDRVWGAVLRVVAVQAAWALCSGQVRYSVPEEAKAGTVVGRVAQDVGLEAGEAEARRLRLVSAGRRASVEVSGASGALVVSSRLDREELCGKSAPCALRLEVLVERPLRVFHVELEVTDINDNAPIFPAARKNISIAELSTMPGSRFPLEGASDADIGANAQLSYTLSPSEHFSLDLQKSNEPNIEPELVLTKPLDRETMPVHRLLLTASDGGRPSLTGTMELVISVLDANDNPPQFNQSVYKVQLPENALEGTLVMRVNATDPDEGSNSEVTYTVTNYFPPSGSDVISINPTTGEIRLTGALDFEETNVFQFRIEARDQGTPPLSGHCKVLLEVLDVNDNAPEVRVTSLSVPVAEDASLGTVVALLSVWDRDSGSNGDVRCWVWPSGPFVLEATLSGSYSLVLREALDRERVSEYEVEVHAEDGGSPSLGGRVGLRVPVSDVNDNAPSFAQAVYTVLARENNLAGAELARLWARDPDEAGNGRVSYSLWEGALGGGSGWWGSGWAGGVSASSYVSVEAESGVLRALQPLDYEEVQVLQFEVRAVDAGEPALCGNATVQLFVLDENDNAPALLPAAGGGAEAGSGSGEAGTLWAWAAWGSPSGQVVAKIRAVDADSGYNAWLRYELWEPRGKSALFRVGLYSGEVSTARALEEADGPRQRLVIVVRDHGEPARSATATLSVSLVEGGEAALAAAAGSSSLLPRSLAGGESGSGPAALASSATNVWLVVAICGVSSVFLLAVVLYGASRWAPRAAVLSGPGPTTLVCASEVGSWSYSQRHSRSLCVADGAAKSDLMVFSPNFPPPPGAAAKDTQPEPPSLLDTVSDPSLLLS, from the coding sequence ATGGGCGATCGCGTGTGGGGTGCGGTGTTGCGGGTGGTGGCGGTGCAGGCGGCGTGGGCGCTGTGCTCGGGGCAGGTGCGGTACTCGGTGCCGGAGGAAGCCAAGGCCGGGACGGTGGTGGGCCGTGTGGCGCAGGACGTGGGTCTGGAGGCGGGCGAGGCGGAGGCGCGGCGGCTGCGGCTGGTGTCTGCGGGCCGGCGGGCGAGCGTGGAGGTGAGCGGGGCGAGCGGGGCGCTGGTGGTGAGCTCGCGGCTGGACCGGGAGGAGCTGTGCGGCAAGAGCGCGCCGTGCGCGCTGcggctggaggtgctggtggagcGGCCGCTGCGCGTCTTCCACGTGGAGCTGGAGGTCACCGACATCAACGACAATGCCCCCATCTTCCCCGCCGCCCGAAAAAACATCAGCATCGCGGAGTTATCTACAATGCCCGGCTCCCGTTTCCCTCTGGAGGGCGCGTCTGATGCGGATATCGGAGCGAACGCGCAGCTCTCCTACACACTGAGTCCCAGCGAACATTTCTCTTTGGATTTACAAAAATCGAATGAACCAAATATTGAACCTGAACTTGTTTTAACGAAACCGCTGGATCGGGAGACGATGCCGGTGCACCGGTTGTTGCTGACGGCGAGTGACGGGGGCCGGCCGTCTCTGACAGGGACGATGGAGCTGGTGATCTCGGTGCTGGACGCAAACGACAACCCGCCCCAGTTCAACCAGTCGGTGTATAAAGTTCAGCTGCCGGAGAATGCATTAGAGGGGACGCTGGTGATGCGGGTAAACGCCACTGATCCTGACGAGGGAAGTAACAGTGAGGTGACCTACACCGTAACCAACTACTTTCCCCCGAGTGGAAGTGATGTCATTTCCATCAATCCGACGACGGGGGAGATCCGTCTGACAGGTGCCTTGGACTTCGAAGAAACTAATGTATTTCAATTTCGTATTGAAGCAAGAGACCAAGGGACACCCCCGCTGTCCGGTCACTGCAAGGTgttgctggaggtgctggacgtgaacgacaacgcgccggAGGTGCGGGTGACGTCGCTGTCGGTGCCGGTGGCCGAGGACGCGTCTCTGGGGACGGTGGTGGCCCTGCTGAGCGTGTGGGACCGGGACTCGGGGTCGAACGGTGACGTGCGGTGCTGGGTGTGGCCGTCGGGTCCGTTCGTTCTGGAGGCGACGTTGTCGGGGTCGTACTCGCTGGTGCTGCGGGAGGCGCTGGACCGGGAGCGGGTGTCGGAGTACGAGGTGGAGGTGCATGCGGAGGACGGCGGTTCTCCGTCGCTGGGCGGCCGCGTGGGGCTGCGTGTGCCGGTGTCGGAcgtgaacgacaacgcgccgTCGTTCGCGCAGGCGGTGTACACGGTGCTGGCGCGGGAGAACAACTTGGCGGGCGCGGAGCTGGCGCGGCTGTGGGCGCGGGACCCGGACGAGGCGGGCAACGGGCGCGTGAGCTACTCGTTGTGGGAGGGCGCGTTGGGCGGGGGGTCGGGGTGGTGGGGGTCGGGGTGGGCGGGGGGTGTGTCGGCGTCGAGCTACGTGTCGGTGGAGGCGGAGAGCGGTGTGTTGCGGGCGCTGCAGCCGCTGGACTACGAGGaggtgcaggtgctgcagttCGAGGTGCGTGCGGTGGACGCGGGGGAGCCGGCGCTGTGCGGCAACGCGACGGTGCAGCTGTTCGTGCTGGACgagaacgacaacgcgccggCGCTGctgccggcggcgggcggcggggcggagGCCGGGTCCGGGTCGGGGGAGGCGGGGACGCTGTGGGCGTGGGCGGCGTGGGGTTCTCCGTCGGGTCAGGTGGTGGCGAAGATCCGGGCGGTGGACGCGGACTCGGGCTACAACGCGTGGCTGCGCTACGAGCTGTGGGAGCCGCGGGGCAAGAGCGCCTTGTTCCGCGTGGGGCTGTACAGCGGCGAGGTGAGCACGGCGCGGGCGCTGGAGGAGGCGGACGGTCCGCGGCAGAGGCTGGTGATCGTGGTGCGGGACCACGGCGAGCCGGCGCGCTCGGCCACGGCGACGCTGAGCGTGTCGCTGGTGGAGGGCGGCGAggcggcgctggcggcggcggcgggctcGTCGTCGCTGCTGCCGCGCTCGTTGGCGGGCGGCGAGAGCGGCTCTGGGCCGGCGGCGTTGGCGTCGTCGGCGACGAACGTGTGGCTGGTGGTGGCGATCTGCGGCGTGTCGAGCGTGTTCCTGCTGGCCGTGGTGCTGTACGGGGCGTCGCGCTGGGCGCCGCGGGCGGCCGTGCTGTCGGGGCCCGGGCCCACGACGCTGGTGTGCGCCAGCGAAGTGGGCAGCTGGTCGTACTCGCAGCGCCACAGCCGGAGCCTGTGCGTGGCGGACGGCGCGGCCAAGAGCGACCTGATGGTTTTCAGCCCCAActtcccgccgccgcccggcgccGCGGCCAAGGACACGCAGCCGgagcctccctctctcctcGACACGGTCAGTGACCCTTCCTTGCTCTtgtct